The DNA region AGTTAACCTGTCTCGGTCAATTTCAAGATACTCCGCAAGTTTTCCTCTTGAGATTAACCCACGTTTAAATAGGGTGACTGCTAATACGGTATATCGATGAGGAAATCTTGTAAATATATTGTCCTCTATAGACGGAACAAAAGGATTGTTTTGATCATCTCTTTTAACGCCCAGCTCTTCGGCTATAGAAACGGAGCTAGCTATTCTTAATTTTTCTCTTTCCATATCAGAAACCAAGCCTAATGAAAATAAACGCCATAAAGTAGCCGTGTAGCTAGTTCCAAATTCTAAACATAAGTTTACGACGTCTTCCTGTGCAATTGGTCCATGTTCAGCGGGGAGGAGAGCACGCACCCCTTCACCTGGCAAAAGGAAGGAAGCGGCAAACTGGTCGGCAAATTTTTCGTGTATAGGTTTCCTTTGCAAATCCATTTCTTCACAAACAATAAAAGCACGATTTTTATCGCGCAAGAAATGGCAATATTCATGAGCAGCAGTAAATTTTTGACGTCCTTTAGTG from Candidatus Oleimmundimicrobium sp. includes:
- a CDS encoding ImmA/IrrE family metallo-endopeptidase; the protein is MNFSDNLFFKADSFAQKIRCELGLGNKPVEDIFSLLLKEDILLVKLPIMEGKLSGCFSYDERTGDSWIMINTSHTKGRQKFTAAHEYCHFLRDKNRAFIVCEEMDLQRKPIHEKFADQFAASFLLPGEGVRALLPAEHGPIAQEDVVNLCLEFGTSYTATLWRLFSLGLVSDMEREKLRIASSVSIAEELGVKRDDQNNPFVPSIEDNIFTRFPHRYTVLAVTLFKRGLISRGKLAEYLEIDRDRLTECLDKYSREVTVE